The following are encoded together in the Hoplias malabaricus isolate fHopMal1 chromosome 3, fHopMal1.hap1, whole genome shotgun sequence genome:
- the stxbp4 gene encoding syntaxin-binding protein 4 isoform X1 gives MPLLPQSAEAERFDGLSLLYWTIMGPHGINRAVQRLEFSNCRKGLGVKIIGGYRELSGEEFGIFIKRILPGGVAAQDGRLRAGDLILDVNNMNLGGVTNERAVEILRTASASNHMSLLIARDEESRREFAELMEKYDSNCNTSSGTGRTSPTPVSTGKLTDTASSSSSSRSTSPQILSPKDCTTATVAPQVCSDCMIQLICVAKGTGLGLVIKGGANRAEGPMVFIQELVPGGDCQKDGRLKVGDQLISINKESFIGVTHEEAKSILTRTKLRPDPTVEIAFIRRRSSSGSSSGPHSPISLQPSCNTAPQVRPHGPGGVPLPGGVVPKITPTTNSSSETLPTVKLTQVRAVPVKPELPTISIPESACTTVGNSDATAACKPCATANATATAAQSRTPFLSSSSRVKMERLEQALEVLGLKPTESQLQTLRERLHMDPGGTVAYEDFETLTKELFKLTDESKLGQEVARFTSDDLTDSSSNRLASTSDSDDLDEMEKLRKDQIEALREIKRLQDRQVESESLCHQMQQELTKVKQEAKAAVDESRALQTQVQLAEAAQKQARGMEMDYEEVIHLLEEEIAEMKSQRNEQIGQAKEEQELRKRIALLECQLRKSEAVKKGFEVSTGKLLRFVEVIQDFLTEHQGSLRSYSSQSEPKLAALSQALTSRSGKKVSRTASALALEAKELTRSVRAILEVDCLPYGWDEAYTADGVKYYINHVTQTTSWTHPVMNSLGLSEPEANEPTQNTQEAKG, from the exons ATGCCACTGCTGCCACAGTCAGCTGAGGCAGAGCGCTTTGACGGACTATCCCTGCTTTACTG GACCATCATGGGACCCCATGGCATCAACCGTGCTGTGCAGAGGCTGGAGTTCTCCAACTGCAGAAAAGGACTCG GGGTGAAAATCATTGGAGGTTACAGAGAGCTGAGTGGTGAAGAATTTGGCATTTTCATTAAACGAATCTTACCTGGTGGCGTTGCAGCACAAGATG GACGACTTAGGGCGGGCGACCTCATTTTAGAtgtcaacaacatgaatttagGGGGTGTCACTAATGAAAG GGCAGTGGAGATTCTGCGCACAGCATCCGCCTCTAACCACATGTCACTTCTGATTGCTCGGGATGAGGAGTCAAG GAGAGAGTTTGCTGAACTCATGGAGAAATATGATTCCAACTGTAATACAAGCTCTGGAACTGGCCGGACATCACCTACTCCTGTGTCTACAG GTAAGCTGACTGACACTGcttcatcgtcatcatcatcaagaTCAACAAGCCCACAAATCCTAAGCCCTAAAGACTGCACTACAGCCACAGTTGCTCCACAGGTGTGCAG TGACTGCATGATTCAGTTGATATGTGTTGCCAAGGGAACCGGCTTAGGCCTGGTCATTAAGGGTGGAGCAAACCGAGCAGAGGGGCCAATGGTGTTCATTCAGGAATTAGTGCCTGGAGGAGACTGCCAAAAG GATGGAAGACTAAAGGTCGGAGATCAACTGATATCTATCAATAAAGAGTCATTTATTGGAGTAACACATGAAGAAGCCAAAAGCATACTAACCAGAACAAAGCTCAG ACCGGACCCTACGGTGGAGATAGCATTTATCAGGCGGCGGTCTTCCTCTGGTTCCAGCAGTGGCCCCCACAGTCCCATCTCCCTGCAGCCCTCATGCAACACAGCCCCTCAGGTCAGACCGCATGGCCCAGGGGGTGTACCTCTGCCTGGGGGTGTTGTACCCAAAATTACTCCTACCACTAACTCTAGCAGTGAGACACTGCCTACTGTCAAACTAACTCAG GTACGAGCAGTACCAGTGAAGCCAGAGCTCCCAACTATCTCTATCCCTGAGAGTGCCTGCACCACAGTGGGCAATTCCG ATGCCACTGCTGCCTGTAAGCCCTGTGCCACAGCCAATGCCACTGCCACAGCTGCCCAGTCGAGGACACCATTTCTCAGCTCTAGCTCTCGTGTCAAGATGGAGAGACTGGAACAG GCTCTGGAAGTGCTGGGTCTGAAGCCAACAGAGTCTCAGCTCCAGACTTTGAGAGAGAGGCTCCATATGGACCCTGGAGGGACAGTTGCTTACGAGG ATTTTGAAACTTTGACCAAAGAACTCTTCAAGTTGACAGACGAATCAAAGTTAGGACAGGAAGTAGCCAGATTCACGTCAGATGATCTTACAGACTCTTCATCAAACCGTCTA GCATCGACATCTGACTCTGATGACCTTGATGAGATGGAGAAATTGAGAAAAGATCAGATTGAAGCattaagagaaataaaaagactGCAG GATAGGCAGGTTGAATCTGAAAGCCTTTGTCATCAGATGCAGCAAGAGCTGACAAAAGTCAAACAA GAAGCAAAAGCTGCGGTGGATGAGAGCAGAGCTCTACAGACACAGGTTCAGCTAGCTGAGGCTGCTCAGAAGCAAGCACGAGGAATGGAGATGGACTACGAGGAGGTTATTCACCTCTTGGAGGAAGAGATAGCAGAGATGAAGTCTCAGAGAAATGAACAGATTGGCCAGGCCAAG GAGGAGCAAGAATTGAGGAAGAGGATTGCTTTGCTTGAGTGTCAGTTACGAAAGAGTGAAGCTGTGAAGAAAGGCTTTGAGGTTTCTACTGGAAAACTTCTGCGTTTTGTTGAG GTCATCCAAGACTTTCTTACAGAGCACCAAGGATCTCTACGATCCTATAG TTCTCAGAGTGAACCAAAGCTAGCTGCTCTGTCCCAAGCGCTGACGTCACGGAGTGGGAAAAAAGTTTCAAGGACAGCCTCAGCACTTGCCTTGGAGGCCAAAGAGCTGACTCGCTCTGTTAGGGCCATTTTAGAGGTGGACT GTTTACCCTATGGCTGGGATGAAGCTTATACTGCAGATGGTGTCAAATACTACATCAA TCATGTGACTCAGACGACATCATGGACTCACCCTGTGATGAACTCCTTGGGGCTTTCAGAACCAGAAGCAAATGAGCCAACCCAGAACACCCAAGAAGCCAAAGGCTAA
- the stxbp4 gene encoding syntaxin-binding protein 4 isoform X2: protein MKTDKILRRPFTRLTAHRTIMGPHGINRAVQRLEFSNCRKGLGVKIIGGYRELSGEEFGIFIKRILPGGVAAQDGRLRAGDLILDVNNMNLGGVTNERAVEILRTASASNHMSLLIARDEESRREFAELMEKYDSNCNTSSGTGRTSPTPVSTGKLTDTASSSSSSRSTSPQILSPKDCTTATVAPQVCSDCMIQLICVAKGTGLGLVIKGGANRAEGPMVFIQELVPGGDCQKDGRLKVGDQLISINKESFIGVTHEEAKSILTRTKLRPDPTVEIAFIRRRSSSGSSSGPHSPISLQPSCNTAPQVRPHGPGGVPLPGGVVPKITPTTNSSSETLPTVKLTQVRAVPVKPELPTISIPESACTTVGNSDATAACKPCATANATATAAQSRTPFLSSSSRVKMERLEQALEVLGLKPTESQLQTLRERLHMDPGGTVAYEDFETLTKELFKLTDESKLGQEVARFTSDDLTDSSSNRLASTSDSDDLDEMEKLRKDQIEALREIKRLQDRQVESESLCHQMQQELTKVKQEAKAAVDESRALQTQVQLAEAAQKQARGMEMDYEEVIHLLEEEIAEMKSQRNEQIGQAKEEQELRKRIALLECQLRKSEAVKKGFEVSTGKLLRFVEVIQDFLTEHQGSLRSYSSQSEPKLAALSQALTSRSGKKVSRTASALALEAKELTRSVRAILEVDCLPYGWDEAYTADGVKYYINHVTQTTSWTHPVMNSLGLSEPEANEPTQNTQEAKG from the exons GACCATCATGGGACCCCATGGCATCAACCGTGCTGTGCAGAGGCTGGAGTTCTCCAACTGCAGAAAAGGACTCG GGGTGAAAATCATTGGAGGTTACAGAGAGCTGAGTGGTGAAGAATTTGGCATTTTCATTAAACGAATCTTACCTGGTGGCGTTGCAGCACAAGATG GACGACTTAGGGCGGGCGACCTCATTTTAGAtgtcaacaacatgaatttagGGGGTGTCACTAATGAAAG GGCAGTGGAGATTCTGCGCACAGCATCCGCCTCTAACCACATGTCACTTCTGATTGCTCGGGATGAGGAGTCAAG GAGAGAGTTTGCTGAACTCATGGAGAAATATGATTCCAACTGTAATACAAGCTCTGGAACTGGCCGGACATCACCTACTCCTGTGTCTACAG GTAAGCTGACTGACACTGcttcatcgtcatcatcatcaagaTCAACAAGCCCACAAATCCTAAGCCCTAAAGACTGCACTACAGCCACAGTTGCTCCACAGGTGTGCAG TGACTGCATGATTCAGTTGATATGTGTTGCCAAGGGAACCGGCTTAGGCCTGGTCATTAAGGGTGGAGCAAACCGAGCAGAGGGGCCAATGGTGTTCATTCAGGAATTAGTGCCTGGAGGAGACTGCCAAAAG GATGGAAGACTAAAGGTCGGAGATCAACTGATATCTATCAATAAAGAGTCATTTATTGGAGTAACACATGAAGAAGCCAAAAGCATACTAACCAGAACAAAGCTCAG ACCGGACCCTACGGTGGAGATAGCATTTATCAGGCGGCGGTCTTCCTCTGGTTCCAGCAGTGGCCCCCACAGTCCCATCTCCCTGCAGCCCTCATGCAACACAGCCCCTCAGGTCAGACCGCATGGCCCAGGGGGTGTACCTCTGCCTGGGGGTGTTGTACCCAAAATTACTCCTACCACTAACTCTAGCAGTGAGACACTGCCTACTGTCAAACTAACTCAG GTACGAGCAGTACCAGTGAAGCCAGAGCTCCCAACTATCTCTATCCCTGAGAGTGCCTGCACCACAGTGGGCAATTCCG ATGCCACTGCTGCCTGTAAGCCCTGTGCCACAGCCAATGCCACTGCCACAGCTGCCCAGTCGAGGACACCATTTCTCAGCTCTAGCTCTCGTGTCAAGATGGAGAGACTGGAACAG GCTCTGGAAGTGCTGGGTCTGAAGCCAACAGAGTCTCAGCTCCAGACTTTGAGAGAGAGGCTCCATATGGACCCTGGAGGGACAGTTGCTTACGAGG ATTTTGAAACTTTGACCAAAGAACTCTTCAAGTTGACAGACGAATCAAAGTTAGGACAGGAAGTAGCCAGATTCACGTCAGATGATCTTACAGACTCTTCATCAAACCGTCTA GCATCGACATCTGACTCTGATGACCTTGATGAGATGGAGAAATTGAGAAAAGATCAGATTGAAGCattaagagaaataaaaagactGCAG GATAGGCAGGTTGAATCTGAAAGCCTTTGTCATCAGATGCAGCAAGAGCTGACAAAAGTCAAACAA GAAGCAAAAGCTGCGGTGGATGAGAGCAGAGCTCTACAGACACAGGTTCAGCTAGCTGAGGCTGCTCAGAAGCAAGCACGAGGAATGGAGATGGACTACGAGGAGGTTATTCACCTCTTGGAGGAAGAGATAGCAGAGATGAAGTCTCAGAGAAATGAACAGATTGGCCAGGCCAAG GAGGAGCAAGAATTGAGGAAGAGGATTGCTTTGCTTGAGTGTCAGTTACGAAAGAGTGAAGCTGTGAAGAAAGGCTTTGAGGTTTCTACTGGAAAACTTCTGCGTTTTGTTGAG GTCATCCAAGACTTTCTTACAGAGCACCAAGGATCTCTACGATCCTATAG TTCTCAGAGTGAACCAAAGCTAGCTGCTCTGTCCCAAGCGCTGACGTCACGGAGTGGGAAAAAAGTTTCAAGGACAGCCTCAGCACTTGCCTTGGAGGCCAAAGAGCTGACTCGCTCTGTTAGGGCCATTTTAGAGGTGGACT GTTTACCCTATGGCTGGGATGAAGCTTATACTGCAGATGGTGTCAAATACTACATCAA TCATGTGACTCAGACGACATCATGGACTCACCCTGTGATGAACTCCTTGGGGCTTTCAGAACCAGAAGCAAATGAGCCAACCCAGAACACCCAAGAAGCCAAAGGCTAA
- the stxbp4 gene encoding syntaxin-binding protein 4 isoform X3, with product MPLLPQSAEAERFDGLSLLYWTIMGPHGINRAVQRLEFSNCRKGLGVKIIGGYRELSGEEFGIFIKRILPGGVAAQDGRLRAGDLILDVNNMNLGGVTNERAVEILRTASASNHMSLLIARDEESRREFAELMEKYDSNCNTSSGTGRTSPTPVSTGKLTDTASSSSSSRSTSPQILSPKDCTTATVAPQVCSDCMIQLICVAKGTGLGLVIKGGANRAEGPMVFIQELVPGGDCQKDGRLKVGDQLISINKESFIGVTHEEAKSILTRTKLRPDPTVEIAFIRRRSSSGSSSGPHSPISLQPSCNTAPQVRPHGPGGVPLPGGVVPKITPTTNSSSETLPTVKLTQVRAVPVKPELPTISIPESACTTVGNSDATAACKPCATANATATAAQSRTPFLSSSSRVKMERLEQALEVLGLKPTESQLQTLRERLHMDPGGTVAYEDFETLTKELFKLTDESKLGQEVARFTSDDLTDSSSNRLASTSDSDDLDEMEKLRKDQIEALREIKRLQDRQVESESLCHQMQQELTKVKQEAKAAVDESRALQTQVQLAEAAQKQARGMEMDYEEVIHLLEEEIAEMKSQRNEQIGQAKEEQELRKRIALLECQLRKSEAVKKGFEVSTGKLLRFVEVIQDFLTEHQGSLRSYSSQSEPKLAALSQALTSRSGKKVSRTASALALEAKELTRSVRAILEVDCQIAWKALHVGEVSDCTVFISSVGSCHNLCTCPT from the exons ATGCCACTGCTGCCACAGTCAGCTGAGGCAGAGCGCTTTGACGGACTATCCCTGCTTTACTG GACCATCATGGGACCCCATGGCATCAACCGTGCTGTGCAGAGGCTGGAGTTCTCCAACTGCAGAAAAGGACTCG GGGTGAAAATCATTGGAGGTTACAGAGAGCTGAGTGGTGAAGAATTTGGCATTTTCATTAAACGAATCTTACCTGGTGGCGTTGCAGCACAAGATG GACGACTTAGGGCGGGCGACCTCATTTTAGAtgtcaacaacatgaatttagGGGGTGTCACTAATGAAAG GGCAGTGGAGATTCTGCGCACAGCATCCGCCTCTAACCACATGTCACTTCTGATTGCTCGGGATGAGGAGTCAAG GAGAGAGTTTGCTGAACTCATGGAGAAATATGATTCCAACTGTAATACAAGCTCTGGAACTGGCCGGACATCACCTACTCCTGTGTCTACAG GTAAGCTGACTGACACTGcttcatcgtcatcatcatcaagaTCAACAAGCCCACAAATCCTAAGCCCTAAAGACTGCACTACAGCCACAGTTGCTCCACAGGTGTGCAG TGACTGCATGATTCAGTTGATATGTGTTGCCAAGGGAACCGGCTTAGGCCTGGTCATTAAGGGTGGAGCAAACCGAGCAGAGGGGCCAATGGTGTTCATTCAGGAATTAGTGCCTGGAGGAGACTGCCAAAAG GATGGAAGACTAAAGGTCGGAGATCAACTGATATCTATCAATAAAGAGTCATTTATTGGAGTAACACATGAAGAAGCCAAAAGCATACTAACCAGAACAAAGCTCAG ACCGGACCCTACGGTGGAGATAGCATTTATCAGGCGGCGGTCTTCCTCTGGTTCCAGCAGTGGCCCCCACAGTCCCATCTCCCTGCAGCCCTCATGCAACACAGCCCCTCAGGTCAGACCGCATGGCCCAGGGGGTGTACCTCTGCCTGGGGGTGTTGTACCCAAAATTACTCCTACCACTAACTCTAGCAGTGAGACACTGCCTACTGTCAAACTAACTCAG GTACGAGCAGTACCAGTGAAGCCAGAGCTCCCAACTATCTCTATCCCTGAGAGTGCCTGCACCACAGTGGGCAATTCCG ATGCCACTGCTGCCTGTAAGCCCTGTGCCACAGCCAATGCCACTGCCACAGCTGCCCAGTCGAGGACACCATTTCTCAGCTCTAGCTCTCGTGTCAAGATGGAGAGACTGGAACAG GCTCTGGAAGTGCTGGGTCTGAAGCCAACAGAGTCTCAGCTCCAGACTTTGAGAGAGAGGCTCCATATGGACCCTGGAGGGACAGTTGCTTACGAGG ATTTTGAAACTTTGACCAAAGAACTCTTCAAGTTGACAGACGAATCAAAGTTAGGACAGGAAGTAGCCAGATTCACGTCAGATGATCTTACAGACTCTTCATCAAACCGTCTA GCATCGACATCTGACTCTGATGACCTTGATGAGATGGAGAAATTGAGAAAAGATCAGATTGAAGCattaagagaaataaaaagactGCAG GATAGGCAGGTTGAATCTGAAAGCCTTTGTCATCAGATGCAGCAAGAGCTGACAAAAGTCAAACAA GAAGCAAAAGCTGCGGTGGATGAGAGCAGAGCTCTACAGACACAGGTTCAGCTAGCTGAGGCTGCTCAGAAGCAAGCACGAGGAATGGAGATGGACTACGAGGAGGTTATTCACCTCTTGGAGGAAGAGATAGCAGAGATGAAGTCTCAGAGAAATGAACAGATTGGCCAGGCCAAG GAGGAGCAAGAATTGAGGAAGAGGATTGCTTTGCTTGAGTGTCAGTTACGAAAGAGTGAAGCTGTGAAGAAAGGCTTTGAGGTTTCTACTGGAAAACTTCTGCGTTTTGTTGAG GTCATCCAAGACTTTCTTACAGAGCACCAAGGATCTCTACGATCCTATAG TTCTCAGAGTGAACCAAAGCTAGCTGCTCTGTCCCAAGCGCTGACGTCACGGAGTGGGAAAAAAGTTTCAAGGACAGCCTCAGCACTTGCCTTGGAGGCCAAAGAGCTGACTCGCTCTGTTAGGGCCATTTTAGAGGTGGACT GTCAGATAGCATGGAAAGCATTACATGTAGGAGAGGTATCTGACTGTACCGTATTCATTTCCAGTGTTGGGAGCTGCCATAATTTGTGCACCTGTCCTACCTGA
- the stxbp4 gene encoding syntaxin-binding protein 4 isoform X4, whose protein sequence is MGPHGINRAVQRLEFSNCRKGLGVKIIGGYRELSGEEFGIFIKRILPGGVAAQDGRLRAGDLILDVNNMNLGGVTNERAVEILRTASASNHMSLLIARDEESRREFAELMEKYDSNCNTSSGTGRTSPTPVSTGKLTDTASSSSSSRSTSPQILSPKDCTTATVAPQVCSDCMIQLICVAKGTGLGLVIKGGANRAEGPMVFIQELVPGGDCQKDGRLKVGDQLISINKESFIGVTHEEAKSILTRTKLRPDPTVEIAFIRRRSSSGSSSGPHSPISLQPSCNTAPQVRPHGPGGVPLPGGVVPKITPTTNSSSETLPTVKLTQVRAVPVKPELPTISIPESACTTVGNSDATAACKPCATANATATAAQSRTPFLSSSSRVKMERLEQALEVLGLKPTESQLQTLRERLHMDPGGTVAYEDFETLTKELFKLTDESKLGQEVARFTSDDLTDSSSNRLASTSDSDDLDEMEKLRKDQIEALREIKRLQDRQVESESLCHQMQQELTKVKQEAKAAVDESRALQTQVQLAEAAQKQARGMEMDYEEVIHLLEEEIAEMKSQRNEQIGQAKEEQELRKRIALLECQLRKSEAVKKGFEVSTGKLLRFVEVIQDFLTEHQGSLRSYSSQSEPKLAALSQALTSRSGKKVSRTASALALEAKELTRSVRAILEVDCLPYGWDEAYTADGVKYYINHVTQTTSWTHPVMNSLGLSEPEANEPTQNTQEAKG, encoded by the exons ATGGGACCCCATGGCATCAACCGTGCTGTGCAGAGGCTGGAGTTCTCCAACTGCAGAAAAGGACTCG GGGTGAAAATCATTGGAGGTTACAGAGAGCTGAGTGGTGAAGAATTTGGCATTTTCATTAAACGAATCTTACCTGGTGGCGTTGCAGCACAAGATG GACGACTTAGGGCGGGCGACCTCATTTTAGAtgtcaacaacatgaatttagGGGGTGTCACTAATGAAAG GGCAGTGGAGATTCTGCGCACAGCATCCGCCTCTAACCACATGTCACTTCTGATTGCTCGGGATGAGGAGTCAAG GAGAGAGTTTGCTGAACTCATGGAGAAATATGATTCCAACTGTAATACAAGCTCTGGAACTGGCCGGACATCACCTACTCCTGTGTCTACAG GTAAGCTGACTGACACTGcttcatcgtcatcatcatcaagaTCAACAAGCCCACAAATCCTAAGCCCTAAAGACTGCACTACAGCCACAGTTGCTCCACAGGTGTGCAG TGACTGCATGATTCAGTTGATATGTGTTGCCAAGGGAACCGGCTTAGGCCTGGTCATTAAGGGTGGAGCAAACCGAGCAGAGGGGCCAATGGTGTTCATTCAGGAATTAGTGCCTGGAGGAGACTGCCAAAAG GATGGAAGACTAAAGGTCGGAGATCAACTGATATCTATCAATAAAGAGTCATTTATTGGAGTAACACATGAAGAAGCCAAAAGCATACTAACCAGAACAAAGCTCAG ACCGGACCCTACGGTGGAGATAGCATTTATCAGGCGGCGGTCTTCCTCTGGTTCCAGCAGTGGCCCCCACAGTCCCATCTCCCTGCAGCCCTCATGCAACACAGCCCCTCAGGTCAGACCGCATGGCCCAGGGGGTGTACCTCTGCCTGGGGGTGTTGTACCCAAAATTACTCCTACCACTAACTCTAGCAGTGAGACACTGCCTACTGTCAAACTAACTCAG GTACGAGCAGTACCAGTGAAGCCAGAGCTCCCAACTATCTCTATCCCTGAGAGTGCCTGCACCACAGTGGGCAATTCCG ATGCCACTGCTGCCTGTAAGCCCTGTGCCACAGCCAATGCCACTGCCACAGCTGCCCAGTCGAGGACACCATTTCTCAGCTCTAGCTCTCGTGTCAAGATGGAGAGACTGGAACAG GCTCTGGAAGTGCTGGGTCTGAAGCCAACAGAGTCTCAGCTCCAGACTTTGAGAGAGAGGCTCCATATGGACCCTGGAGGGACAGTTGCTTACGAGG ATTTTGAAACTTTGACCAAAGAACTCTTCAAGTTGACAGACGAATCAAAGTTAGGACAGGAAGTAGCCAGATTCACGTCAGATGATCTTACAGACTCTTCATCAAACCGTCTA GCATCGACATCTGACTCTGATGACCTTGATGAGATGGAGAAATTGAGAAAAGATCAGATTGAAGCattaagagaaataaaaagactGCAG GATAGGCAGGTTGAATCTGAAAGCCTTTGTCATCAGATGCAGCAAGAGCTGACAAAAGTCAAACAA GAAGCAAAAGCTGCGGTGGATGAGAGCAGAGCTCTACAGACACAGGTTCAGCTAGCTGAGGCTGCTCAGAAGCAAGCACGAGGAATGGAGATGGACTACGAGGAGGTTATTCACCTCTTGGAGGAAGAGATAGCAGAGATGAAGTCTCAGAGAAATGAACAGATTGGCCAGGCCAAG GAGGAGCAAGAATTGAGGAAGAGGATTGCTTTGCTTGAGTGTCAGTTACGAAAGAGTGAAGCTGTGAAGAAAGGCTTTGAGGTTTCTACTGGAAAACTTCTGCGTTTTGTTGAG GTCATCCAAGACTTTCTTACAGAGCACCAAGGATCTCTACGATCCTATAG TTCTCAGAGTGAACCAAAGCTAGCTGCTCTGTCCCAAGCGCTGACGTCACGGAGTGGGAAAAAAGTTTCAAGGACAGCCTCAGCACTTGCCTTGGAGGCCAAAGAGCTGACTCGCTCTGTTAGGGCCATTTTAGAGGTGGACT GTTTACCCTATGGCTGGGATGAAGCTTATACTGCAGATGGTGTCAAATACTACATCAA TCATGTGACTCAGACGACATCATGGACTCACCCTGTGATGAACTCCTTGGGGCTTTCAGAACCAGAAGCAAATGAGCCAACCCAGAACACCCAAGAAGCCAAAGGCTAA
- the cox11 gene encoding cytochrome c oxidase assembly protein COX11, mitochondrial: MLLSLAFRECCAKHYVRLAVCKAQMCVKNANIRRLTTSTSQLFVRRTAQRFGNQTRGAKTHRKKINSQEDEWKQKNKTILTYIAAAGVGMIGMSYAAVPLYRLYCQATGLGGAAVAGHDADLVETMKPVKDRVIKVTFNADTHASLQWNFRPQQSEIYVVPGETALAFYKARNPTDKPVIGISTYNVVPFEAGQYFNKIQCFCFEEQRLNPQEEVDMPVFFYIDPEFDEDPRMARVDNIILSYTFFEAKEGQKLPLPGYS; this comes from the exons ATGCTTCTGTCTTTGGCCTTCCGTGAGTGCTGTGCAAAGCACTATGTAAGACTAGCTGTTTGTAAAGCTCAGATGTGTGTGAAAAATGCGAATATCCGAAGACTAACCACTTCCACCAGCCAGCTCTTTGTCAGGAGAACAGCTCAAAGGTTTGGTAACCAGACACGAGGAGCTAAAACCCACAGGAAAAAGATAAACAGCCAGGAGGATGAATGGAAGCAAAAGAATAAGACCATCCTCACGTATATTGCAGCAGCTGGGGTTGGAATGATTGGCATGTCTTACGCTGCTGTACCACTTTACAGACTCTATTGCCAG GCAACAGGACTAGGTGGTGCAGCAGTGGCAGGACATGATGCAGATTTAGTGGAGACGATGAAGCCAGTCAAGGATCGTGTAATTAAAGTCACCTTTAATGCTGACACACATGCAAGCCTTCAGTGGAATTTCCGACCTCAGCAGTCAGAGATCTAT gtTGTTCCAGGAGAAACTGCTCTAGCGTTTTACAAAGCACGGAATCCCACAGACAAACCTGTAATAGGAATATCTACGTACAATGTAGTGCCATTTGAAGCAGgacaatattttaataaaattcag TGCTTCTGTTTTGAAGAACAGAGGTTAAACCCTCAAGAAGAGGTGGACATGCCTGTTTTCTTTTACATAGACCCAGAATTTGATGAGGACCCCAGAATGGCACGGGTTGATAACATTATATTGTCATATACCTTTTTTGAAGCCAAAGAAGGACAGAAATTACCACTTCCTGGGTACAGCTAA